A section of the Rhizomicrobium sp. genome encodes:
- a CDS encoding sigma-54 dependent transcriptional regulator yields the protein MAQTILVVDDDPVQRRLLEAAITRSGMHVVTAPGGGPALDLIGGPRGEQINLVLLDLVMPDMGGLEVLGKLRPAHPELPVIVLTAKGGIDSAVEAMRAGANDFLVKPASPERIAISIRNQLKIGTLTGEVKQLKKKTENRLTFDDLIATSPEMRQVFRLGTRAAQSNIPILIEGESGAGKELIARAIQGSSERAGKPFITVNCGAIPENLIESILFGHEKGSFTGASDKHLGKFQEADGGTLFLDEIGELRLDMQVKLLRALQEGEVDPVGSKRPVKVDVRIISATNRDLAALARDGQFREDLFYRLNVFPIFVPSLRERRDDIPALARHFITRFAAEENKPVAGLTPEAAALLEAFNWPGNVRQLENTIFRAVVLCDGSLLDVADFPQIAAALGVDARVARPPASPAMSSAHAPTPSYAPAPAAHVSPYAVSGTDPAGHMRKLEDIESEVIRMAISRYDGHMSEVARRLGIGRSTLYRKLKELGLDPDQPQAAAANAEAPLSTPHQAAG from the coding sequence GACGACGATCCCGTCCAGCGCCGGCTGCTGGAAGCGGCGATCACGCGCTCGGGCATGCATGTCGTCACCGCGCCCGGCGGCGGGCCGGCGCTCGACCTCATCGGCGGACCCCGGGGCGAGCAGATCAATCTCGTGCTGCTCGACCTCGTCATGCCCGACATGGGCGGCCTCGAAGTCCTCGGCAAATTGCGTCCCGCCCATCCCGAGCTTCCCGTCATCGTGCTGACCGCCAAGGGCGGCATCGATTCGGCGGTCGAGGCGATGCGCGCCGGCGCCAACGATTTCCTGGTCAAGCCCGCCTCGCCCGAGCGCATCGCGATCTCGATCCGCAATCAGCTCAAGATCGGCACGCTGACCGGCGAGGTAAAGCAGCTCAAGAAGAAGACCGAGAACCGCCTCACCTTCGACGACCTCATCGCCACCTCGCCCGAGATGCGCCAGGTCTTCCGGCTCGGCACCCGCGCGGCGCAGTCCAACATCCCGATCCTGATCGAGGGCGAGAGCGGCGCCGGCAAGGAGCTGATCGCCCGCGCCATCCAGGGCTCCTCCGAGCGCGCCGGCAAGCCGTTCATCACCGTGAACTGCGGCGCCATCCCCGAGAACCTGATCGAATCGATCCTGTTCGGCCACGAGAAGGGCTCCTTCACCGGCGCCAGCGACAAGCATCTGGGCAAGTTCCAGGAAGCCGATGGCGGCACGCTGTTTTTGGATGAAATCGGAGAACTCCGCCTCGACATGCAGGTCAAGCTCTTGCGCGCGCTGCAGGAAGGCGAGGTCGATCCCGTCGGCTCCAAGCGTCCCGTCAAGGTCGATGTCCGCATCATCTCGGCCACCAACCGCGATCTCGCCGCGCTCGCCCGCGACGGCCAGTTCCGCGAGGACCTGTTCTACCGCCTCAACGTCTTTCCGATCTTCGTGCCGAGCCTGCGCGAGCGCCGCGACGACATCCCCGCCCTGGCGCGCCACTTCATCACCCGCTTCGCGGCCGAGGAGAACAAGCCGGTCGCCGGCCTGACGCCGGAAGCCGCCGCGCTGCTGGAGGCCTTCAACTGGCCTGGCAATGTCCGCCAGCTCGAGAACACGATCTTCCGCGCCGTGGTGTTGTGCGACGGCTCGCTGCTCGACGTCGCCGATTTCCCGCAGATCGCCGCCGCGCTGGGCGTCGACGCCCGCGTCGCCCGACCCCCGGCCTCGCCCGCGATGTCGTCGGCCCACGCGCCGACGCCAAGCTACGCGCCCGCGCCGGCGGCGCATGTCTCGCCCTATGCGGTCAGCGGCACGGATCCGGCGGGTCACATGCGCAAGCTCGAGGACATCGAGTCTGAGGTCATCCGCATGGCGATCAGCCGCTATGACGGCCACATGTCCGAAGTCGCCCGCCGCCTCGGCATCGGCCGCTCGACGCTCTATCGCAAGCTGAAGGAGCTGGGCCTCGACCCGGACCAGCCGCAGGCCGCGGCGGCGAACGCGGAAGCGCCGCTTTCGACCCCGCACCAAGCCGCCGGATAG
- a CDS encoding DUF2312 domain-containing protein, producing MAKSGFAKEHLRSFIERIERLEEEKKALADDIREVYSEAKGTGFDTKVMRQVIRLRKMESADRQEQEAMLDLYLSALGMKH from the coding sequence GTGGCCAAGTCCGGCTTCGCGAAGGAACATCTGCGCTCGTTCATCGAGCGCATCGAGCGGCTCGAGGAAGAGAAGAAGGCGCTCGCCGACGACATCCGCGAGGTCTATTCCGAGGCCAAGGGCACCGGCTTCGACACCAAGGTGATGCGCCAGGTGATCCGCCTGCGCAAAATGGAAAGCGCCGACCGGCAGGAACAGGAAGCGATGCTCGATCTGTATCTGAGCGCGCTGGGGATGAAGCATTGA
- a CDS encoding DUF1244 domain-containing protein, which translates to MTDPPFELHRPAGAPGTLLFLCDHASHALPPAYGTLGLDAALFATHIASDIGAAEVTRTLAASFGAPAVLARWSRLLVDLNRGEDDPTLVMKLSDGSLIPGNARIDEAETARRIAAFHAPYHAAIAGQIDAMDLPVLVSIHSFTPVWKGWPRPWEIGVLWDRDGRLAKPLIAECARAGFAVGDNEPYDGELENDCLYRHGTMRGLPHVLIEIRQDLIATPDAARGLAMRLKPILERALAALGPPALHFTRPLGLEGTKMDEKTRLELEAAAFRRLVAHLRGRTDVQNIDLMNLAGFCRNCLGDWYREAAAEKGIVLQKDEAREIVYGMPPSEWKKRYQKDASPEQQAAFAKASSGEASGHKK; encoded by the coding sequence ATGACGGATCCTCCCTTCGAGTTGCACCGGCCGGCGGGCGCGCCGGGGACGCTGCTGTTCCTGTGCGACCACGCCTCCCATGCGCTGCCGCCCGCCTATGGCACGCTGGGGCTGGATGCGGCGCTGTTCGCGACCCATATCGCCTCCGACATCGGCGCGGCCGAGGTGACGCGGACGCTGGCCGCTTCGTTCGGAGCGCCGGCCGTGCTGGCGCGGTGGTCGCGGCTGCTGGTCGACCTCAACCGCGGCGAGGACGATCCGACACTCGTCATGAAACTGTCGGACGGCAGTCTCATTCCCGGCAATGCGCGAATCGACGAGGCCGAGACCGCCCGGCGCATCGCCGCGTTCCACGCGCCCTATCATGCGGCGATCGCCGGGCAGATCGATGCCATGGACCTGCCGGTGCTGGTCTCGATCCACAGCTTCACGCCGGTGTGGAAGGGCTGGCCGCGGCCCTGGGAGATCGGCGTCCTGTGGGACCGCGACGGAAGGCTGGCGAAGCCGCTGATCGCGGAATGCGCGCGCGCCGGATTCGCGGTCGGCGACAACGAGCCCTATGACGGCGAGCTGGAGAACGACTGTCTCTATCGCCACGGCACGATGCGCGGCCTGCCGCATGTGCTGATCGAGATCCGCCAGGACCTGATCGCCACGCCGGACGCGGCGCGCGGTTTGGCGATGCGGCTGAAGCCGATCCTGGAACGCGCGCTGGCCGCGCTGGGGCCGCCCGCGCTACACTTCACCCGGCCGCTGGGCCTTGAGGGAACCAAGATGGACGAGAAGACCCGCCTCGAACTCGAAGCCGCCGCGTTCCGCCGGCTGGTCGCGCATCTGCGCGGCCGCACCGACGTGCAGAACATCGACCTGATGAATCTCGCCGGCTTCTGCCGCAACTGCCTGGGCGACTGGTACCGCGAGGCCGCGGCGGAGAAGGGGATCGTGCTTCAGAAGGACGAAGCGCGCGAGATCGTTTACGGCATGCCGCCTTCGGAGTGGAAGAAGCGCTATCAGAAAGACGCGTCGCCGGAGCAGCAGGCGGCGTTCGCCAAGGCCTCGAGCGGCGAAGCGTCAGGCCACAAGAAATGA
- a CDS encoding DUF1036 domain-containing protein produces the protein MRFALALVFLLAAAGPADAALGVCNKGGRAVKVAVGLFNGTRWTSQGWWRVEPRKCAALVPGKLLARYYYLYASDGAVGVWDGGKSFCVGTTDKFAIIGRGRCTERGFDRRGFFEIDTGNRLDFTQTLSD, from the coding sequence ATGCGATTTGCCCTCGCCCTCGTCTTCCTCCTTGCCGCCGCCGGTCCCGCCGACGCGGCGCTGGGCGTGTGCAACAAGGGCGGCCGCGCCGTGAAGGTCGCGGTCGGCCTCTTCAACGGCACGCGCTGGACGAGCCAAGGCTGGTGGCGCGTGGAACCGCGCAAATGCGCCGCGCTGGTGCCCGGAAAGCTTCTCGCGCGCTACTATTACCTGTACGCCTCCGACGGCGCCGTGGGGGTCTGGGACGGCGGCAAGAGCTTCTGCGTCGGCACGACGGACAAATTCGCCATTATCGGCCGGGGCCGCTGCACCGAGCGCGGCTTTGACCGCCGCGGCTTCTTCGAGATCGACACCGGCAACCGCCTCGACTTCACCCAAACGCTTTCGGATTGA
- the pyk gene encoding pyruvate kinase produces MRRRRKTKIVATLGPASSSPEKVRALFDAGVDVFRINMSHTSHAMLADLHRAIRAQEVEAGRPIGILVDLQGPKIRLGVLPGGSRILKDGEQVRFVRKVEADDPKDIPIPHPEVFAAMKMRHTLLIDDGRVRLRLLTVKDYYADAMVVVGGEIRDRKGVNLPDTLLPVSAMTPKDRTDLDAALNLGVDWIALSFVQRADDVAELKKVVAGRAAVLAKIEKPKALEGLADILDISDALMVARGDLGVELPLEAVPGRQKQIVRAARKAGKPVVVATQMLESMIASAVPTRAEVSDVATAVFEGADAVMLSAETASGTHPVEAVQMMDRIAQSVENDPLYASVLEAQRNAPEETTGDAIMAAVQQVTHTIHARAVVCWTKSGSTGLRASRERPEAPVIVLTPLIDTARRLTLGWGLHCVLTEDAHDLDDVTDRAARIAQQEGFARAGDRVVITAGIPLGTPGSTNLLRVAFVGPKAG; encoded by the coding sequence ATGAGACGCCGCCGCAAGACCAAGATCGTCGCGACCCTCGGACCGGCCTCGTCGAGCCCGGAGAAGGTCCGCGCCCTGTTCGACGCCGGCGTCGACGTCTTCCGCATCAATATGAGCCACACCTCGCATGCGATGCTGGCCGACCTGCACCGCGCGATCCGCGCCCAGGAGGTCGAGGCGGGACGGCCGATCGGCATCCTGGTCGATCTCCAGGGTCCCAAGATCCGCCTCGGCGTCCTGCCCGGCGGCTCGCGCATCCTGAAGGACGGCGAGCAGGTCCGCTTCGTGCGCAAGGTCGAGGCCGACGATCCCAAGGACATCCCGATCCCGCATCCCGAAGTCTTCGCCGCGATGAAGATGCGCCACACGCTCCTGATCGACGACGGCCGCGTGCGCCTGCGCCTTTTGACCGTGAAGGACTACTATGCCGACGCGATGGTGGTGGTCGGCGGCGAGATCAGGGACCGCAAGGGCGTCAACCTGCCCGACACGCTGCTCCCCGTCTCGGCGATGACGCCGAAGGACCGCACCGATCTCGACGCCGCGCTCAATCTGGGCGTCGACTGGATCGCGCTCTCCTTCGTGCAGCGCGCCGACGACGTCGCCGAGCTCAAGAAGGTCGTGGCGGGCCGCGCCGCCGTGCTCGCCAAGATCGAGAAGCCCAAGGCGCTCGAAGGCCTCGCCGACATCCTCGACATCTCCGACGCGCTGATGGTCGCCCGCGGCGACCTCGGCGTGGAGCTGCCGCTCGAAGCGGTGCCCGGCCGCCAGAAGCAGATCGTGCGCGCCGCCCGCAAGGCGGGCAAGCCTGTCGTGGTCGCGACCCAGATGCTGGAATCGATGATCGCCTCGGCGGTGCCGACCCGCGCCGAGGTCAGCGACGTGGCGACCGCGGTGTTCGAAGGCGCCGACGCCGTGATGCTTTCGGCCGAGACCGCCTCGGGCACTCATCCGGTCGAGGCGGTGCAGATGATGGACCGCATCGCGCAATCGGTCGAGAACGATCCGCTTTACGCCTCCGTGCTGGAGGCCCAGCGCAACGCGCCGGAGGAGACCACCGGCGACGCCATCATGGCGGCCGTCCAGCAGGTGACGCACACCATCCACGCCCGCGCCGTGGTGTGCTGGACCAAGTCCGGCTCGACGGGCCTGCGCGCCTCGCGCGAGCGCCCCGAGGCGCCGGTCATCGTGCTGACGCCGCTGATCGATACCGCGCGCCGGCTCACGCTGGGCTGGGGCCTGCATTGCGTGCTGACGGAGGACGCCCACGACCTCGACGACGTCACCGACCGCGCCGCGCGCATCGCCCAGCAGGAAGGTTTCGCCCGCGCCGGCGACCGCGTGGTGATCACCGCCGGCATCCCGCTGGGCACGCCGGGCTCGACCAACCTGTTGCGCGTGGCCTTCGTAGGCCCGAAGGCGGGATGA
- a CDS encoding SDR family NAD(P)-dependent oxidoreductase — protein sequence MQDKPVALVTGANQGIGLQIARDLAGHGFIVLVGSRDTARGEAAAKTIVGDARALQLDVTDSASIDAAAKRIRWELGRLDVLVQNAAISHAGRIEGTTVEEHARATRPSNVSLDEVRAVWETNVFGVLAVYQAMLPLLRETPGARIVNVSSGVGSLTQNADPAFAWRAIFGPVYPASKTALNAVTLAMAIELEPEGIRVNAVSPGFTKTNLNGYAGTETVEEGAREAVRVALLGRDGPTAKFTRWENETIPW from the coding sequence ATGCAGGACAAACCCGTCGCCCTGGTCACCGGGGCCAATCAGGGGATCGGTCTTCAGATCGCGCGGGACCTCGCCGGTCATGGCTTCATCGTGCTGGTCGGGTCGCGCGATACGGCGCGCGGTGAGGCCGCGGCGAAGACCATCGTCGGAGACGCCCGCGCCCTCCAGCTCGACGTGACGGACTCGGCGTCCATCGACGCCGCGGCGAAGCGTATCCGCTGGGAGCTCGGCCGCCTCGACGTGCTGGTGCAGAACGCGGCGATCTCGCATGCGGGACGGATCGAGGGCACGACCGTCGAGGAGCATGCCCGGGCGACCCGCCCGAGCAATGTGTCGCTCGATGAGGTGCGCGCGGTGTGGGAGACCAACGTGTTCGGCGTGCTTGCCGTCTACCAGGCGATGCTGCCGCTCCTGCGCGAGACGCCGGGCGCCCGCATCGTCAATGTGTCGAGCGGCGTCGGCTCGCTGACGCAGAACGCGGACCCGGCTTTTGCCTGGCGCGCGATCTTCGGTCCCGTCTATCCGGCGTCCAAGACGGCGCTCAACGCCGTGACGCTCGCCATGGCGATCGAGCTGGAGCCGGAGGGGATCCGGGTCAACGCCGTCTCGCCGGGCTTCACCAAGACGAATCTCAACGGCTATGCGGGAACGGAGACGGTCGAAGAGGGCGCCCGCGAGGCGGTGCGCGTCGCGCTGCTCGGCCGGGACGGCCCGACGGCCAAATTCACGCGCTGGGAGAACGAAACGATCCCGTGGTGA
- a CDS encoding helix-turn-helix domain-containing protein, which yields MSDKPEDQDGGVESRGRTDRPMRADAQRNTGALLEAAVAVFATSGVDAPVREIAAKAGVGVGTVYRHFPQRADLVAAVFRREVDACADAAPVLAAAHAPGEALARWMQRYAAFIATKRGLATALHSGDPTFDSLPAYFSGRLRPALRTLLDAAAASGEVRADIEPDELLSAVASLCMQAPGEKPDHARRMVALLVDGLRYGAGQR from the coding sequence GTGAGCGACAAACCGGAAGACCAGGACGGCGGCGTGGAGTCCCGCGGCCGCACGGACCGGCCGATGCGCGCCGACGCGCAGCGCAATACCGGCGCCTTGCTGGAAGCGGCGGTGGCGGTGTTCGCGACCTCGGGCGTGGACGCGCCGGTGCGCGAGATCGCGGCCAAGGCGGGCGTCGGCGTCGGCACCGTCTATCGCCATTTCCCGCAGCGCGCCGACCTCGTCGCCGCCGTCTTCCGCCGCGAGGTCGATGCCTGCGCCGACGCCGCGCCGGTCCTGGCGGCGGCGCATGCGCCGGGCGAGGCCTTGGCGCGCTGGATGCAGCGCTATGCGGCCTTCATCGCGACCAAGCGCGGCCTTGCGACCGCCCTGCATTCGGGAGACCCGACCTTCGACAGCCTGCCGGCCTATTTCAGCGGCCGGCTGCGGCCCGCGCTTCGGACCTTGCTCGACGCCGCAGCCGCATCGGGCGAGGTGCGCGCCGATATCGAGCCGGACGAATTGCTGAGCGCGGTCGCGAGCCTTTGCATGCAGGCCCCGGGCGAGAAGCCCGACCACGCCCGGCGCATGGTGGCCCTTCTGGTCGACGGCCTGCGCTATGGCGCGGGCCAGCGGTGA
- a CDS encoding helix-turn-helix domain-containing protein, with product MPITGDQLLTVLAALANPHRLRIVAALTADGRNYVSQLAREVGISRPLLHLHLQKLEEAGLVTSKLELSADGKALNYFEVADFAVELTPAAIVAAAKTLTASSTKSES from the coding sequence TTGCCGATCACCGGCGACCAGTTGCTGACCGTCCTCGCGGCGCTCGCCAATCCGCACCGGCTGCGGATCGTCGCGGCGCTGACGGCGGACGGGCGCAACTATGTCAGCCAGCTCGCGCGCGAGGTCGGCATCAGCCGGCCCTTGCTGCACCTGCATCTCCAGAAGCTGGAAGAGGCCGGCCTCGTCACGAGCAAGCTGGAGCTCTCCGCCGACGGCAAGGCGCTCAACTATTTCGAGGTCGCCGATTTCGCCGTCGAACTCACGCCGGCCGCCATCGTCGCGGCCGCCAAGACGCTCACCGCATCGTCCACCAAATCCGAGTCATGA
- a CDS encoding tetratricopeptide repeat protein, whose product MRKLGVLLLCLLPATASAAPATPPLERLFADLKKAGSPEEAKPIEDKIGGVFLQSGSASVELLMTRAQAALGAGDKDTAKQLFDAITGVAPNYAEGWHARANLQRANGDDSGAIVSLEHTILLNPRQFAAMYELGNILEDYGNKEGALKLYRKALALDPQLEGAQRHVDALGRDVEGQGI is encoded by the coding sequence ATGCGCAAGCTTGGCGTTCTTCTCCTGTGTCTGTTGCCCGCGACGGCGTCGGCCGCGCCGGCGACGCCGCCGCTGGAGCGGCTGTTCGCCGACCTCAAGAAGGCCGGCTCGCCCGAAGAGGCCAAGCCGATCGAGGACAAGATCGGCGGCGTCTTCCTGCAATCGGGCAGCGCCAGCGTCGAACTGCTGATGACCCGCGCCCAGGCCGCGCTCGGCGCCGGCGACAAGGACACCGCCAAGCAATTGTTCGACGCGATCACCGGCGTGGCGCCCAACTATGCCGAGGGCTGGCACGCCCGCGCCAATCTGCAGCGCGCCAATGGCGACGATTCCGGCGCCATCGTCTCCCTGGAGCACACCATCCTGCTCAATCCGCGGCAGTTCGCGGCGATGTACGAGCTCGGCAACATCCTCGAGGACTACGGCAACAAGGAAGGCGCGCTGAAGCTCTACCGCAAGGCGCTGGCGCTGGACCCGCAGCTCGAAGGCGCGCAACGCCATGTCGACGCGCTCGGCCGCGATGTCGAGGGGCAGGGGATTTAG
- the glcF gene encoding glycolate oxidase subunit GlcF: MRTQFTPTQLTDPHIAEAEKNLRACVHCGICTATCPTYVLLGDERDGPRGRIVMMQNMLQKGGVPDAETVLHVDRCLSCLACRTACPSSVDYARLVDASRVHIQTHYRRPWGDRLLRWLIATVMTRPSLTRFGLFAAHVAGPLVSLLPGRLKGMARMGLAVRIAGPAPLPRAILPNARRIALMPGCVQGAMAPGIDAAVARVLARRGFELVPLEGAGCCGSMVHHLGRSEDAKNWARRAIEAYERAGGADAFESVLITATGCSAHLKDLEHLFLDDPLWLPRARAFAAASRDFLDLATPRAAAEPRSLRVAWHAACSLQNGLKLAGRGEALLAAAGFEVASVPEGHLCCGSAGTYSVLQPEISQALRARKLDNIAATEPDIVASTNFPCLNHLSGADGPPFVHAAELVDWAEGGPVPVALAARAG, from the coding sequence ATGCGCACCCAGTTCACGCCCACCCAGCTGACCGATCCGCATATCGCGGAGGCCGAGAAGAACCTGCGGGCCTGCGTCCATTGCGGCATCTGCACCGCGACCTGCCCGACCTATGTGCTGCTCGGCGACGAGCGCGACGGGCCGCGCGGGCGCATCGTGATGATGCAGAACATGCTGCAGAAGGGCGGCGTTCCCGATGCGGAGACGGTGCTGCATGTCGACCGCTGCCTGTCGTGCCTCGCCTGCCGCACGGCGTGCCCGTCCAGCGTCGATTATGCGCGGCTGGTCGACGCGTCGCGGGTGCATATCCAGACCCATTACCGCCGCCCCTGGGGCGACCGGCTGCTGCGCTGGCTGATCGCCACGGTGATGACGCGGCCGTCGCTGACGCGCTTCGGCCTGTTCGCGGCGCACGTCGCCGGACCGCTGGTATCGCTGCTTCCCGGACGGCTCAAGGGCATGGCGCGCATGGGCCTCGCGGTGCGGATCGCCGGGCCGGCGCCGCTGCCGCGCGCGATCCTGCCCAATGCCAGGCGCATCGCGCTGATGCCCGGCTGCGTGCAGGGCGCGATGGCGCCCGGGATCGACGCCGCCGTGGCACGCGTGCTGGCGCGGCGCGGCTTCGAACTCGTGCCGCTGGAGGGCGCGGGCTGCTGCGGCTCGATGGTGCACCATCTGGGCCGCAGCGAGGACGCCAAGAACTGGGCGCGCCGCGCCATCGAGGCCTATGAGCGCGCCGGCGGCGCCGACGCGTTCGAAAGCGTCCTGATCACCGCGACGGGCTGCTCGGCGCATCTGAAGGACCTGGAGCATCTGTTCCTGGACGATCCGCTCTGGCTGCCGCGCGCGCGGGCCTTCGCGGCCGCGTCGCGCGACTTCCTCGATCTGGCGACGCCGCGCGCCGCGGCCGAGCCGCGGTCGCTGCGCGTCGCCTGGCACGCGGCCTGTTCGCTGCAGAACGGGCTGAAGCTGGCCGGCCGGGGCGAGGCGCTGCTCGCCGCCGCGGGGTTCGAGGTCGCGTCCGTGCCGGAGGGCCATCTGTGCTGCGGTTCGGCCGGGACCTATTCGGTGTTGCAGCCCGAGATCTCCCAGGCCCTGCGCGCCCGCAAGCTGGACAACATCGCCGCCACCGAGCCCGACATCGTGGCGAGCACGAATTTCCCTTGCCTCAACCATCTGTCCGGCGCGGACGGACCGCCCTTCGTGCATGCCGCCGAGCTGGTGGATTGGGCGGAAGGCGGGCCGGTGCCGGTGGCGCTGGCGGCGCGCGCGGGGTAA